From the genome of Candidatus Cloacimonadota bacterium:
AACGCTTCGATGCTATATGATTGTTTGTATCATTATTATCAAAACATGGACACATCCGATCCTTATTACGCACCTTATGATGAGAACTTAGGAAAATTGAAGAATGTAATGTTAATGTGCACAGATTTAATGATGAGTTCTGAAGCATATTACAGATTAATATTTGAAAATCCAGGCAGCTTCCCAAATTCATACAACAAGTATCAACACGGTTATTGGGCTCATAATTTCCCAAGTAGTGCCCAACCTGAGCATCCAGGATTCAGTTTAATTCAATACAGATTATCGATGTATGGCGCATTAGGATTGACTTCATTGTTGCTGTCTGTGACCGATTCCAGTATTGAAGACGAAATGTTAGACATTGTGTCATATGTGGACAGTATGCTGGTTACAGCAGAAATACCATTAACTTTCTCAGATGAGTATAAGAAGGCTGGCATGTTGGCTTTTCATACTTCGAATAGCGGAGCATATTTTGAGAGCATGTGCTATATGAATTTTCTCATGCAACATTTATCACCATACTTTGTGGCCAGAAAAAGACTATCAAACAACAACGTAAATTACTTCGATAATCCATACATAGTATCATGGATCACTGATATGACACAAAAGGTATCACCCACAGGGGAAGACTGGGCATACAATGATTCTAAATACTTAGAAGCGATAACTCCTTGTATTGCATATGCCTTCTATCAAAATACGTCTGAATCCCAAAACATTAGCAGTAAATGTTCATGGTACATTCGCACAAAAAAAGATTGGGGATTTGGATCGTTAATAGAAAACGGCCACATAGAAAGTAGTAAATTTTATGTTTTGTACTTTTCAGACCCTTATAAATTCCCCAAGATGTTAAATAGCAATGATATACCAAATGTGATCAGTGAGGGGTCATGGTCGAATTCCGAGTTTTCAGTTCTTACGGCATTGCCTGATGTGCCCGCAGTTGATAGTGCAGTGTACCGATCAAAACCAACCATGCAAATAACTCATGAAAACAGCTTTTCTGGCTATCATAGTCAGGCTGATCAATCCAGCTATTCGTTTTTCTATAATGGTAAGCAGTTTCTTATTGATCCTGGTTATTACCGTACAGGTTGGAACGATGGAAGGACTTTTTGTCGATCACCATATGCACATAATATGCTCATCGTAAATCCATCTGAAACAGCACAAAATGATTTACTAAACAACTTGGGTGGTAACTATCGGCCGTTAAGTGCTTTTCAATATTACGAAAAAGAGACTGTGACTCCAGAAGAGATGGTCGAAGACCCTTGTTTTAGAGAATACTTCCAAAAAAGTCCCGATTTAGACATACTTAGCCTAAAACTTGGGTACCGCAATTCTGATAATAACTCTCTGCCACTGGCGCAACAAATACAAATAGCAAGTCTATCACGATCGTTTGTCAGAGACAAGGACTTGTTTGTTGTCTTTGATGATGTTACTTCACATGACGAAGAGAATTTCTATGACTACTGGAATCTCTTGCAATTTGGGGTACGTCCGAGTTCAGAGGCAGACATTGAATTAAATAACAATGTGTTCTCAGTAAAGCGAGACTCTGGGTCCGGGTTTGATTACCTGGAAATTGCTTGTGGATCCTTTTCACCATATTATTCGGGAACCGTTAAGGAAACTTCTGTGAATTCATTAGATTTTCCAAATTGTGCAAATTTGCCTTATGATAGTCATATTCGGGGTAAACAAGTCGCAACTGCAGCTCAAAATCCAAAGTTTATTACAGTTTTAGCCCAAAGATCAGGTGGTACTCCCAGAGTGCTTGATTCTGTTACCGTAATTGATTCCATATATTGTACTGCTGTTACAAGTGTATCAAGTAGCGTACCGGCTACGGAAACCTTAACACTTATTGGATGTACTGATGGGGCTGATCAGGCAATTGATATATTAGATACTGCTATTGAGACAGATGGAAAAATGTTTATGGCTACTAAGTATAGAGATGCTCCGTCTATCTCTTTAGATCGATCCATTGTTTTGTTAAATGGAGAATACCTGCAAGTTGATGATACTGATCTCTTGCGTTTGTACAACAGTGATATAAA
Proteins encoded in this window:
- a CDS encoding heparinase II/III-family protein, with protein sequence MKKLILFALCIMLGSLLFAQTTVFRTVTIDSLTLADMRNSVSNSSSEYYDEFLYQNRTSSTQQEYEPEFPDSPSSSSSPYDPGPDYLRIKHSAYLLKNAIFGSSQLTNLETINLNIASITDDLSLLSASFTDTLVECTDRALKLGYLAINASMLYDCLYHYYQNMDTSDPYYAPYDENLGKLKNVMLMCTDLMMSSEAYYRLIFENPGSFPNSYNKYQHGYWAHNFPSSAQPEHPGFSLIQYRLSMYGALGLTSLLLSVTDSSIEDEMLDIVSYVDSMLVTAEIPLTFSDEYKKAGMLAFHTSNSGAYFESMCYMNFLMQHLSPYFVARKRLSNNNVNYFDNPYIVSWITDMTQKVSPTGEDWAYNDSKYLEAITPCIAYAFYQNTSESQNISSKCSWYIRTKKDWGFGSLIENGHIESSKFYVLYFSDPYKFPKMLNSNDIPNVISEGSWSNSEFSVLTALPDVPAVDSAVYRSKPTMQITHENSFSGYHSQADQSSYSFFYNGKQFLIDPGYYRTGWNDGRTFCRSPYAHNMLIVNPSETAQNDLLNNLGGNYRPLSAFQYYEKETVTPEEMVEDPCFREYFQKSPDLDILSLKLGYRNSDNNSLPLAQQIQIASLSRSFVRDKDLFVVFDDVTSHDEENFYDYWNLLQFGVRPSSEADIELNNNVFSVKRDSGSGFDYLEIACGSFSPYYSGTVKETSVNSLDFPNCANLPYDSHIRGKQVATAAQNPKFITVLAQRSGGTPRVLDSVTVIDSIYCTAVTSVSSSVPATETLTLIGCTDGADQAIDILDTAIETDGKMFMATKYRDAPSISLDRSIVLLNGEYLQVDDTDLLRLYNSDI